A window of Bradyrhizobium diazoefficiens genomic DNA:
GCGGTGAACGCGGCGGCGACTAGATCCGCTCTAATCTTGATCCAGCGCAACGCTGGATTTTAGAGCCGTTCTAGACTGTTAGTGGGCCAGTTTGGAATAGCTTCAAATACCGCTTTTTCCTTTTGCATCCGGCCGGCCCGTTAAATATCGATGATGGCGCATCACCAAAGGGCTTACCGCTTCCATGATCGTTTGTTCCTGTAACGTGCTGAGCGATGACGACATCCGCGCCGCCGTCGCCGAGTCCGACGACGCTGTGCGCCATGCCAAGCAGATCTATGGGTGCCTCGGCTGTAGCGCCGAATGCGGCCGGTGTGCGCGGACGATCAAGACCATCATCGACGAAGCCCTTGGCCCCTGCGCCCAGTCCTGCTGCTCAGGCTGCCCGCACAGCCACACCGTGGCTGCCAATGACGAGATGACCGAGCCCGCGCAATTCGCCCTCGCAGCCTGCTGAGTTTTCGGCCAGCCTTGCTGAGCTTTTCCCGGCTGCGTCTTCGTCGCCGGTTGCCCTCATACGCAAACTGACTTAGAAGCGTTCTAAACTCGGTGAGGGCCGATTTGGACTGCAAGAGCTGGAGTGAATCATGCAGGGCGACGCAAAAGTTATCGATTATCTCAACAAGGCGCTGCGTCACGAACTGACTGCGATCAACCAGTACTGGCTGCACTACCGCTTTCTCGACAATTGGGGCCTGCTCGACATGGCCAAGGTCTGGCGCAAGGAATCCATCGAGGAGATGGAGCATGCCGACAAGCTCACCGCGCGCATTCTGTTCCTCGACGGCTTCCCGAACATGCAGGTGCTCGACCCCTTGCGCATCGGCCAGAACGTCAAGGAGATCATCGAGTGCGATCTCGCCGCCGAGATGAGCGCGCGGGCGCTCTACCAGGAAGCGGCGACCTACTGTCACGGCGTCAAGGACTACGTCACGCGTGACCTGTTCGAGAAGCTGATGAGTGACGAGGAGCACCACATCGACTTCCTCGAAACCCAGCTCGACCTGATCGGCCGCATCGGCCTTGAGCTCTACACCCAGAAGCATGTCGGCGGGCTCGAGGGCGAAGGGCATTGAGCACCGGCTCCGCCCTGTCCATCCGCCACGGCCGGGGCAGGCCCGGGCATGACGATCCATTTGCGGAACGAACGCCCGCCTACAACTGCGTCTTGTAGAGCTCCTCTACGATCTCCTGACTCTGTGGCTCCCCAAGACCGGTCTGCTCGTGGATCATTTCGACGATGCTCGGCATCACCGAGCGCTGCACCTTCTCCGGCGACCACAGCTTCGAGCGCATCAGCGCCTTGCCGCAGTGGAAATAGACCTCGTTGACGGCGACGTTCAGCACCGCGCGCGGCGGCTTGCCGAATTCCACCATCGCGGCGAGCAGGTCCGGATCGGCCGACAGCGTGCCGCGTCCGCCGACGCGTAACGTCTCGTCGATTCCTGGGACGAAGAACAACAGATGCACGAAGCCCGAGCCTTCGACGACGTTGCGAAAACTGTCGATCCGGTTGTTGCCGGAGCGGTCGGGCATCAATAGCTGATTGGGACCGGCGACGCGGACGAAGCCGATGCCGCCGCCGCGTGGCGAGGCATCGACGCTGCCGTCCGCACCCGACGTCGCGAGCACGCAGAATGGCGACATCTCGATGAACTTCTTCGCATGCGCATCGATCGCGGGACGCGCTTTCGCGATCACGCGCGGGCTCGGCTTGGCATAGATGGTGGCGAGGTCTTGGGCGCAAAGATCGGTCAATGGCGTGCCTCCGAAACGGCTTTGCGGCAAGCTACCCGATCGGGCCGCCTGCAGCCAACGAAATCCATCGCGCTATACCTCATCGCGTGTCGTGCCATTGGCGCGTGATCGTCCCGCGCGCCGATTCGTAGCGTTGATACGATCAAGCCCGAGCTGCTAGCGCATTGCACGCTCAAAATAATATGCGGCGCAAAGGGCGCTGCACATGAATGCGTTGCGATATGACGGCGCGCATCTGGCGATCTACATCGCTCGCTGCGGCGCGGTTTGCAGCAATTGCCTGATATGCTCGCTGTAGAATTTTGCATTGCCGGTGGTGCCGTGCCCGCGCGTTTCGGCGCTCGCCGGAATCAGGTACAGGTGCCCGTTCTTGACCCGCTTCATGGCAGCGTCCGTGACGCCGGTCTCCGGCGGGTTGCGCTCGTCGTCGGCGGAATTGATCAGCAGCAGCGGCGCTTCGATTGCCTCCAGCTTCTCGCCGGCATTGTAGTCGTGCGAGGACTCCCACTGATAGACGAAGTCGTTGGCATCGGCCGTGATCGGCGTCGCCAGCCGGTGATCGACGATCTTGTCGGCCTTGGCCGCGGTCGGCGCCTGCGATTGATAGGCCAGCGTTCCGCCGATGCTCGCGATGCCGTAGGCGGTGATGGCATATTTCATCATGCGCGGCTGGCTGGTGTAGTTGCCGCCGTTGTAGCTCGGGTCGTTGCGGATGGTGTCGAGCATGATCCGCCGCAGCATCCAGTTGCGCGACGCCATTTCGGTCGGCTGCGAGGCCATCGGGATCAGCGCGTCCATCGCCTTTGGATATTTCTCGCCCCACAGCCAGGTGTGCATGCCGCCCATCGAGTTGCCGATGACGAGCCGCAGATGCTTGACGCCGAGGCCCTCCGTCACCAGGCGGTGCTGCGCTTCGACCATGTCGTCGTAGTCGTATTTCGGGAAGCTCGTCTTCATCCCGTCGGACGGCTTCGACGATTTGCCATGGCCGATGTTGTCGGGAATGATGATGAAATACTTGGACGCATCGAGCGGCTGTCCCGCGCCGAACAGTTCGCCGGCAAAGGCAGGCGTCAGCATGCTTGCGCTCGATCCGCCGGTGCCATGCAGCACCAGCACCGCTTGGCCTGAGGGCTCGCCGACGGTGGTGTAGTGCAGCTTCAGCTCCGGCATGGTCTCGCCGGTGTGGAACTTGAAGTCCCTGGCGATCCAATCGCCCTGTTTGGGGGCGGGATAATCAGCCGCCAATAAAGGTGTCGAAAAGGACAGCAGGACGGCCAATAGCGCGGCGCAGGAAGCCCTCATGTTTCTCTCCCAATTGCGGCTCATGGTCGGTGGCCGCGTTGCGGCGAAACTTAGCAGAAGTGCGGAGAAGGATGTAGGATTTCGGCTCCGCCGATCGTCTTCAAGCGAACATCCGGAGAGACCCTGCATGTGCCGCAACATCAAGACGCTGTTCAACTTCGAGCCGCCGGCGACGGAGGATGAGATCCACGCCAGCGCGCTCCAGTTCGTGCGAAAATTGTCCGGCTTCAACAAGCCGTCGCAGGCCAACGAGGCGGCGTTCGACCGTGCGGTGGCAGAGGTCTCGGAGGCCGCGCGAAAACTCCTGACCTCGCTGCACACCCATGCGCCGGCGCGCGATCGCGAGGTCGAGGCGGAAAGGGCGAAGGAGCGCTCGCGGCTGCGCTTCGGTTAGGGGCTCCGGCAACTCGTTCCGTGATCTGGCTCACGGAAAAGGGCGTCTTACTGCGCGATGATGTTCGCCGGGATTTTGACAGCCCGGAGCAGGACCATGAGCCGCCCCCTTCTTCCTCTGAAAGCAGGTGCCATCATCTTTACGCTGCTATGGACAGCGTGGATGATGTGGTGGAGCGGTTCGTTCTCGAGCGCGAACGTGATCATCCTGGCCCTGTGCGGCGCCGCGGTCGGCTATCTCTGGTATCGTGCCATGCGCTGGCAGTTCGAGCGCATGGGCATGCTGCCGCGGCGCGAGGACCGGACGAAATAGACCCGTCTGCTAGCCCTTGCCGTGCTTCTTCTTTTTCTTCCGTTTCCTGGGCTCGTCGCCGTCGGCATCGTGGCTCTCGTGGTCGACGCTCGGCTCATCGGTCTCCTGTACGGCGGCCTCCAGCGCTTCGCGCTCGGCGGCTTCGCGCTCGCGTTGACGGCGGCGCTCGTCCCAGGCGTCGAAGAGCTGCTCAAGCCACGGCAGCACCTGTTCGATGGAGGGCAATTGACCGGGCGGCCCCGGCTCGCCGCGCGGGCCTTGCGGCCCTGCCGGCCCCTGCGGTCCGACAGGTCCCTGCGATCCGGCTGCCCCGCGCGGGCCGATTTCGCCCTGCTTGCCTTGCGGACCGGGCTTGCCCTGAGGTCCCGCCTTTCCGATCGGTCCCGGCTTGCCCTGCGGTCCCGGCTTGCCGCGCGCGCCATCGGGCCCGCGCCGGCCAGGATGCCCCTGCGGTCCCGGCCGTCCCGGCTCGCCCTGTCGTCCGCGCGGCCCCTGAGATCCCTGCCGTTTCTGTTCGTCTGCCACGCCACTGCTCCCTCTCACGGAAGCAAGCTACTTAGCGGCGTTTGGCGACGGCAGCAATTCCGCCCGGGCATCTCACTGCGCGTGATCAACATCGATGGCGCGGCCGCCGTGTCATTGATTGCCTGTCGCCACAACCACAGCAGCGACCGATGCGCGCGGTATGGAAGATCATTTGCCTGCCGGCGGTTATCTTTGCGGCAGCGCTCGGCCTCGCTCACCTGCTGGTGCCTGATGTCGTACCCGTCGGCTATGCCGACGAGCCGCAGCCTCATGGGCCGTTCTGACAGCCTTGGTGCTGCGCGCGATCGAGCTGACCGCGGCATGGGTCGCGATCATCGCGTTGGCACTGCTGGCCGGCGCGAAATTGCGGCAGATGTTCCGGCGCACGGCATCGCGCGCAGGACGATCGCCGACCTGCGCGCTAATCCTGGTAGGCGGGCACTTCGATGCCGGAGGCGGCATAGATCCTGATCTTGTTGCGCAGCGTGCGCACCGACAGGCCGAGCACGCGGGAAGCGCGCGTGCGGTTGCCGTCACAGCGCGCCAGCGTCTGGAGCACGAGCTCGCGCTCGACCTCGTCGACGGTGGCGCCGATCAGCAACGGAACGATCTGGTTTGGGGCAAGGAATTGTGCGCCCGGTTCGGACGCGGCGACATGCACAGTGGTCATCAACATACTCCCCGATCAACGCCCGCTTCCATCGTTGGAAGCGGATCGAGAACAAACGACCCCCAAGCCGTAGATCCACGGTGGTCGGGTTTGGTTAATGAAAAGTTAATTGCCGGCCATCGCACCAATTGACCTTGCGAATGCCGCGAAGCCGCCGCGATTGGTGCGAGGTGCATCGTGATGCGGACCCTTCTGGCGCCGTCAGGCCGCGCTCACACCGTCCGGTAGCCGCCATCCACCATCACGATCGTTCCCGTGACATAGGCCGACAGATCCGACGCCAGGAAGATCGCAGGTCCGACGATATCCTCCGGCTTGCCGGTGCGCGCCAGCGGCGTGTGATCGACGAAGGCCTGCACCAGCGCCGGATTGGTGGCGCGCACATTGGCGTTGATGTTGGTCTCGATGAAGCCCGGCCCGATCGCGTTGACGCGCACGCCTTCCTTGCCGAGCTCGACCGCGAGCGCCTTGGTGAAGCCGAGGACGCCGTGCTTCGACGTCGTATAGGCCGCCGAGCTCGGCGTGCGCAGATGCACGAAGGACTGGATCGAGCCGATATTGACGATGCGGCCCTTGCTCGCGCGCAGCGGGCCAAGGAAGGCCTGAGTCGTGTTGAAGACGCCGTTGAGGTTGAGCGAGATGATGTCGTTCCAGTCCTTCGCCACCGTCTCCGTCTCGGCGGTGAAGGCGTTGCGGCGGGTGATGCCGGCATTGTTGACGAGGATCGAGACCTGCCCGACCTTATCAGCGATTTGCTTTGCCAGCGCGAAGCAGTCGTCGCGCCTGGTCACGTCGAGCGCAAAGCTTTCGGCCTTGCCGCCCGCTTTCCGGATCTCCTGGGCGGCTTCAGCGACGGTTTCGGCGTTGACGTCGAGCAGCACCACCTGCGCGCCCTCGCGCGCATAGCCCGCCGCAATCGCCCGGCCGATGCCGGAACCGGCGCCCGTGATGACGGCGATGTGGTTTGCAAGCAATGCCATGACATTTTCCTCCCGATTTCGTTTCCAAGTTTCACGAAACGCTAACTCGAAATTAAGGGGTCGGAAACGGCAGCCTTGGCATACTGATCTCGATTGCTAAACGTTGCGCGCATGATGGAACGGCTCGATACCCGGCTCGACTCTTGGAAACTCGCCCTCGAGCGCCTGCGCTCGGCGCAATCCGCCGACTGGGCCGAGGCGGGCCGGCTCGTGGCCGAGATCGCGCGGATGAGCACGGATACCATGCTGCGCCAGGCCGCCGAGCAGGCGCTTCCGGTCTTGCGCCAGGTCGTCGACAATGACGATCACGGCGTCACGCTGGCGGCCCAGCGCCGTCTCGGCGTGGTGCTCGACGTCGTCCACGACCTGACGGCGCCGCGCTTCGGCCGCCGCAACGCCAGGCCGAAACAGCTGTCCAGCGAGGATCGCGCCCGCAAGATGCTCGGCCTGCCGCTCGCAGTGCAGCTCACCTGCGAGGACATCAACCAGGCCTATCGCCGCGCGGCCAAGGGCATGCATCCCGATCACGGCGGCAGTGCGCAAGCCTTCATCGATCTCGCTGCCGCACGCGACGTCCTGATCCATCCCGGCGCGCACAAGGACGCGTGAGAGCGTCTCCGCGTCGGCTCACTCAGTGATATCTCGTAGGGTGGGCAAAGGCGCAAAGCGCCGTGCCCACCATCTTCGTCACGAGAGGAATTGGTGGGCACGCTCCGCTTTGCCCACCCTACGACATCTCGGAAACTAAAAGCGGGCGCGCAGGAGAATGCGCGGTGGACAAGATGTGAGTAATTCCGCCGGCCGGTCAGGGTCAAAAAGGACGCACGGGAAATGCATGATGGGGCAAAAGCTGAGTTCTGCAAAAACGAAGATGGGCGGATCGCTCGCGCGACCCGCCCTTGCAATCCGCGTTGTCGCGTGACGCTTACAGCGTGCAGCGGCGCTCGCCGCGCATCTTGATCTGGAGGTCGGAGGCCTGCTGGAAGGTCGGGAACGGCTTGCTGACGACCTTGTAGGTCGACACGCCCCATTGGAACGGCTTGTACTTCAGGTCCTCGTTCCAGACCTGGCAGATGCCGGTGTTGTCCCAGCGGATCACGTAATAGCCGACCTTGGCCGAGGCCGGCACGGCAAAGAGGGAGGTGGCGATGCCGGCAACGGCACAGAGCGCGAGAACGCGACGCATGAAATATCTCCTTGTGGGGACGGGGGATCCGAAAATTCGTGCGGTAAAAGCAGGTCCTTTGCAAGCCGCGGAGCGGCCGTTCACGGACATGTCAGACCGAGCAGGGCACTTGGTTTGGCGGAGTGCCCGGCAAGTCACACGCACGGGCGCGGCCTACTTCGCCAGCGAGGCGACCGCCTCGATCTCGATCAGCATCTTCGGATCGGGCAGGGCCTGCACCACGCATGTGGTCCGCGCCGGATAGGGCGGCGGGCCGAAGGCGCCGGCATAGAGCGCATTCATGGCGGCGACGTCCGAGGCGCGGGTCAGCAGCACGTTGACCTTGACGAGGTCGCGGATATCAGCGCCGGCCTCGCCCAGCATGCGCTTGATGTTGACCACGACATTGGCGAACTGCGCCTCGAAGCCGTCGGGCAGCGCACCATTGGCGTCGAAGCCGGGAATGCCGGAGACGAACAGGAGGTCGCCGGTGCGCGTGGCAAACGACAGCGGCGGCGCCTTGATATGCGGCGGGGGCGCGAAATGCTGGATCGGCATGGGATCACCTCGGATGCGGTCGATGAGGCCTGAGCGTAGCGGCAGGCGAGGGGCGCTCAAACCAAAAAATGCGAAAACAACCCCATGCACAGTAGGCATGAGCTGGAAAACATTGAATTTTTCAGAATTCGGGAAGAGCGAAATTTTCGCTTGCTCCGTCGGGCAAAACACCGGCAGAACGGCATGATGGCGCGGTGCCGGTGCTATGGCCCCACACTTCGTCGTCATGTCCCGGCTTGCCACCTTCGCCAAGGCTTCGGCGGCCGAGCACCCTTTGTGGCCCCGGCGTAGCCTTGGCGGCCGGGACCGGGGCATCCAGTACGTCGCGGCCTCGCGGCTCAATGACGACCGCCTCTGGAATACTGGGCGCCCGGGCCGGGCGATGACAGCTGAATGTGCCGCTGCACCTTGCGCCTCGCCCCATCATGTTGCCGCCGCGATCCATCGGATAGATTCGCTGCGTCTGATTCGAATCCCCCCAAAAAACAGCCCCCGGAGACATCCATGAAGCTCGCTTCCACCCTTCGCGCCACGCTGGTCGCGCTCGCCGCCCTGGCCGGACTTTCGACCGCGGCGCAGGCCGACAGCGGTTTCGTGACGCTGACGATCTACAAGGCGGGCTGGATCATCGGCGGCTCCGGCGGCTCGGGCGTGTTGAACTTTCACGGCCGCACCTATCGGCTCTCGACCGGCGGCCTCGACTATGGTCTCGTGTTCGGCGGCTCCAAGACCGTGCTGCGCGGCCGCGTCTCCAACATCAACCGTCCCTCCGACGTCGCCGGCGTCTACGGCGCCGCCGGTGCCGGCCTTGCGGTCGGCCGCGGCGCCCGCGCCATCGTGCTGACCAACCAGAAGGGCGCGGTGCTGGAGTTGACCGGCACGCAGGTCGGCCTGATGGCGAACGCGGATCTCAGCGGCCTTGCGATCACGATGCGGTAGGGTTGCGTGGGGTGGGTTAGCCCTGCGGCAGCGCGAAGCGCGGTCCGCAGGGCGTAACCCACCTCTTCTGTGTCCGCGGGAGACAGAGTTGGTGGTTACGCCGAGCAGATGCGCTTCGCGCATCTGCAGGGCTAACCCACCCTACGAACGCGACGCCGCGGTGAACACCGCCAGTTGCGCATCGAACGCCCGCCTGAAAGCCGGCCGCGCCTCGCCGCGCGCGACATAGGCGGCGATATCGGGATACTCGTCGAGCAGGCCCGATGTGTTCAGGCGGCGCAGCACCGTCACCATCATGAGATCGCCGGCGCTGAACGCGCCGTCGAGCCAGTCGGCATCACTGATGTGGCGGGACAGTTCGCCGAGCCTGGTACGGACGCGATCCTGCAGCATGGGCAGGCGCTCCGCGTACCAGCTCCTGTCGCGCTCGAACAGCATCGCCATCGCGAGCTCGACGATCGGCGGCTCCACCGTGCTCAGCGCGGCGAACATCCACGCGATCGCCCGGCTCCGCGCATTGGCATCCTTCGGCAGCAAGCCATCGTGGCGCTCGGCGATATGCAGCACGATCGCGCCGGATTCGAACAGCGTGAGGTCGCCGTCCTCGAGGGTCGGGATCTGCCCGAACGGATGC
This region includes:
- a CDS encoding J domain-containing protein; protein product: MMERLDTRLDSWKLALERLRSAQSADWAEAGRLVAEIARMSTDTMLRQAAEQALPVLRQVVDNDDHGVTLAAQRRLGVVLDVVHDLTAPRFGRRNARPKQLSSEDRARKMLGLPLAVQLTCEDINQAYRRAAKGMHPDHGGSAQAFIDLAAARDVLIHPGAHKDA
- the bfr gene encoding bacterioferritin, giving the protein MQGDAKVIDYLNKALRHELTAINQYWLHYRFLDNWGLLDMAKVWRKESIEEMEHADKLTARILFLDGFPNMQVLDPLRIGQNVKEIIECDLAAEMSARALYQEAATYCHGVKDYVTRDLFEKLMSDEEHHIDFLETQLDLIGRIGLELYTQKHVGGLEGEGH
- a CDS encoding glutathione S-transferase family protein, translating into MPPTITAFESSPDRGKGHARDMRVRWALEEVGQPYDVRLVSFTAMKQPAHLALHPFGQIPTLEDGDLTLFESGAIVLHIAERHDGLLPKDANARSRAIAWMFAALSTVEPPIVELAMAMLFERDRSWYAERLPMLQDRVRTRLGELSRHISDADWLDGAFSAGDLMMVTVLRRLNTSGLLDEYPDIAAYVARGEARPAFRRAFDAQLAVFTAASRS
- a CDS encoding collagen-like protein produces the protein MADEQKRQGSQGPRGRQGEPGRPGPQGHPGRRGPDGARGKPGPQGKPGPIGKAGPQGKPGPQGKQGEIGPRGAAGSQGPVGPQGPAGPQGPRGEPGPPGQLPSIEQVLPWLEQLFDAWDERRRQREREAAEREALEAAVQETDEPSVDHESHDADGDEPRKRKKKKKHGKG
- a CDS encoding DUF2277 domain-containing protein; translated protein: MCRNIKTLFNFEPPATEDEIHASALQFVRKLSGFNKPSQANEAAFDRAVAEVSEAARKLLTSLHTHAPARDREVEAERAKERSRLRFG
- a CDS encoding helix-turn-helix domain-containing protein is translated as MTTVHVAASEPGAQFLAPNQIVPLLIGATVDEVERELVLQTLARCDGNRTRASRVLGLSVRTLRNKIRIYAASGIEVPAYQD
- the fabG gene encoding 3-oxoacyl-ACP reductase FabG, coding for MALLANHIAVITGAGSGIGRAIAAGYAREGAQVVLLDVNAETVAEAAQEIRKAGGKAESFALDVTRRDDCFALAKQIADKVGQVSILVNNAGITRRNAFTAETETVAKDWNDIISLNLNGVFNTTQAFLGPLRASKGRIVNIGSIQSFVHLRTPSSAAYTTSKHGVLGFTKALAVELGKEGVRVNAIGPGFIETNINANVRATNPALVQAFVDHTPLARTGKPEDIVGPAIFLASDLSAYVTGTIVMVDGGYRTV
- a CDS encoding (2Fe-2S)-binding protein; the protein is MIVCSCNVLSDDDIRAAVAESDDAVRHAKQIYGCLGCSAECGRCARTIKTIIDEALGPCAQSCCSGCPHSHTVAANDEMTEPAQFALAAC
- a CDS encoding RidA family protein — translated: MPIQHFAPPPHIKAPPLSFATRTGDLLFVSGIPGFDANGALPDGFEAQFANVVVNIKRMLGEAGADIRDLVKVNVLLTRASDVAAMNALYAGAFGPPPYPARTTCVVQALPDPKMLIEIEAVASLAK
- a CDS encoding MSMEG_1061 family FMN-dependent PPOX-type flavoprotein, with translation MTDLCAQDLATIYAKPSPRVIAKARPAIDAHAKKFIEMSPFCVLATSGADGSVDASPRGGGIGFVRVAGPNQLLMPDRSGNNRIDSFRNVVEGSGFVHLLFFVPGIDETLRVGGRGTLSADPDLLAAMVEFGKPPRAVLNVAVNEVYFHCGKALMRSKLWSPEKVQRSVMPSIVEMIHEQTGLGEPQSQEIVEELYKTQL
- a CDS encoding alpha/beta fold hydrolase; protein product: MRASCAALLAVLLSFSTPLLAADYPAPKQGDWIARDFKFHTGETMPELKLHYTTVGEPSGQAVLVLHGTGGSSASMLTPAFAGELFGAGQPLDASKYFIIIPDNIGHGKSSKPSDGMKTSFPKYDYDDMVEAQHRLVTEGLGVKHLRLVIGNSMGGMHTWLWGEKYPKAMDALIPMASQPTEMASRNWMLRRIMLDTIRNDPSYNGGNYTSQPRMMKYAITAYGIASIGGTLAYQSQAPTAAKADKIVDHRLATPITADANDFVYQWESSHDYNAGEKLEAIEAPLLLINSADDERNPPETGVTDAAMKRVKNGHLYLIPASAETRGHGTTGNAKFYSEHIRQLLQTAPQRAM